The following nucleotide sequence is from Flavobacteriales bacterium.
GTAAATCTTAAAAACAAAACAAAACGACAGGTTAAAGACATTGCTCGTGATTTGATAAAGCTTTATGCCAAAAGAAAATCTGCCCCCGGACATCAATTTTTGCCCGACAACTATTTGCAGGTAGAATTAGAAGCCAGCTTTTTGTATGAAGACACTCCCGACCAAAGCAAAGCTACGGAGGATGTAAAAAGGGATATGGAGTCGGCACACCCCATGGATAGGCTTGTGTGTGGTGATGTAGGTTTTGGAAAAACAGAAATTGCAGTTCGGGCAGCCTTCAAAGCAGTATGCGACAGCAAGCAGGTTGCTGTTTTAGTTCCAACCACCATTTTAGCTCAACAACACTTTCACACGTTTAGAAATAGATTTGAAGGATTTCCGTGCAACGTTGATTACATAAATCGTTTTAGAACCTCCAAACAGCAAACCGAATCGATAAAAAAATTGGCCGAAGGCAAAACGGACATTATTATTGGAACTCATCGTCTTTTGAGTGAAAAAATAAAATTTAAAGACCTCGGTCTTTTGATAATTGATGAAGAACAGAAATTCGGTGTTTCGGCAAAAGAAAAACTTAAAACCATGCGGGCCAACATAGACACTCTTACCCTGACCGCCACCCCAATTCCGCGAACGCTACATTTCTCACTCATGGGTGCTCGCGATCTCAGCATTATCAATACCCCACCTCCCAATCGTCAACCAACCAAAACCTCATTGCACAAGTTTAGTACTGAAATTTTTGCCGAAGCAGTTAATTATGAACTAAACAGGAGTGGTCAAGTTTTCGTGGTTCACAATAGAGTGAGAGATATACATGAAGTCGCTGCGATGATTTCGAGTGTTTGTCCGGGTGCACGTGTAGTGGTGGGTCATGGCCAAATGGCCGGAGATGAGTTAGAAAATGTTATGCTCCGGTTTATTGATGGAGAGTATGATGTTTTGGTGGCAACAACCATTATAGAAAGCGGTTTGGATATACCAAATGCCAACACCATTTTAATAAATAATGCCCATTTCTTTGGGTTGAGCGATTTGCACCAAATGCGTGGAAGGGTTGGCAGAAGCAACAAAAAAGCATTTTGTTATTTGATTGCTCCCGCTATTCACACACTTACCGATGATGCCAAAAGACGACTTCAAGCCATAGAAGAATTTAGCGATTTGGGCAGTGGCTTTAATGTGGCCATGCGTGACATGGATATTCGAGGTGCCGGAAATCTGCTAGGTGGAGAGCAAAGTGGTTTTATATCAGAAATAGGGTTTGATATGTATCACAAAATCCTTGATGAGGCTGTAAAGGAGCTAAGAGAAGATGAATTTAAAGACCTTTTTGATGACGATAATGAAATTCAATCGTCCAATGATTGCCAAGTAGAAACCGACCTTGACATTATGATTCCTGATTTCTATGTGTCGAACATTTCAGAAAGGCTTACACTATACACAGAATTAGCCAAAATAGAAACCGATGAAAAATTGATACAATTTCGCGACCAATTAAAAGACCGGTTTGGTGAGCTGCCCAAACAAGTTTTGGATTTACTTCAAAGCATCCGTCTAAAGCACTTGGGAATGCAACTTGGCTGGGATAAAATAAGAATAAAAAATGGAAAACTTTTGGGCTACTTCCCCGATGAAAACGACACAAAATATTACAATTCGGAGCTTTTTGGTAATCTGATGAGCAGGATAAATCTCCACGCATCACATTTCAGTTTAAAACAAAAAGGAAATCAATTACTATTAGTAACAGAAAAGCCAAAAGAAACAATCTCTGATTTTATTGAAGTACTGCGAAAATTAATTTAACAAAACGCCATCTATTCAAACAAATAAATTTAGCTTTGTATTCAATTATACAACTACTTAACAAAAATTGTTGACCTTGTGCGAGTCTAAAGCAGGAAATTTTATCCATTAGCCCCTTGGTAATAATTTAGTACTTTCCGATTAGCGGTAAGTGTTTGTTTATAAATGCCTTATCATTTTAGATAAGCATGGTTAGTAATTTTAGTTATAGAGGTCTCGGCTTCCGCCGAGGCCTCTATTTTTAACGAGAGTTTATTATAAACCAGTTACATTGCGATAAATGCATAATATAATGAGCAATATATGATATAAAGGGAATCTGCGAACCCGCGACTCTCCCGATGAACAATCGGGATATTCTTACCAACTGAACTACCGAACTAACAAAGAAGTATTTTTATTGAATTGAATAATTGGCATAAAAAAAGCCCCTCATTGCTGAGAGGCTTTTTTGCTTGATAATCAAGCGGTCCGGACGGGACTCGAACCCGCGACCCCCTGCGTGACAGGCAGGTATTCTAACCAACTGAACTACCGAACCGTTTCCAAAAATTTTAGGTCTCAAAATTTTCGGACTGCAAAAATAGCTTTTTTGATATAAAACAAATTAAAATTTTAAAATTCTTTTTTTGACTTCCTCTGCCATTAAATCCTAAATGCATAGCGGTAAATATTTTGTCCTTTGGTGTACCTTTCAAAAAATTTACAACTGCATCAAAACCTCCCTATCTAAATATTTTTACCTTTGCCCGCTTACAACCCTAATATATTTGACTATATGATGTTGCTTGATTTTGAAAAACCCATTGAGGAACTTCTCGAACAGTTGGAGAAAGCCAAAGCCACTCACGAAAAAGGAAAGGTTGACATGACCGACACCATTGGCCAGTTGGAAGAAAAAATAGATAAACTCAAAAAAAGTTTATATAAAAACCTTTCGGGATGGCAAAAAGTGCAATTAAGCCGACACCCTGATAGACCTTATACATTGGATTATATAGAGGGAATTACCACCAACTTTGTAGAATTGCATGGCGATAGAAATGTGGCCGACGACAAAGCAATTGTCGGTGGTTTTGCTCAAATAGACAATTATCCGGTAATGATTTTGGGACACCAAAAAGGTAGAAATACCAAAGAACGTCAGTTTAGAAACTTTGGAATGGCTAATCCAGAAGGTTATAGAAAAGCACTCCGGCTTATGAAACTTGCCGAAAAGTTTAATAAACCTATTATTACGTTGATTGATACCCCTGGAGCCTCGCCCGGATTGGAAGCCGAAGAAAGAGGCCAAGGAGAAGCCATTGCTAAAAACCTGATGGAAATGGCCGTTTTGAAAGTACCCATTATTTGCATTGTGATTGGTGAAGGAGCCAGTGGAGGAGCTTTGGGTATAGGTGTTGGTGATAGAATTGCGATGCTTGAGAACTCATGGTATTCAGTAATATCTCCCGAAAACTGCTCGACCATTTTATGGCGTAGCTGGGATTATAAAGAAAAAGCCGCTGATGCCTTAAAACTAACGGGCGATGATATGTTGGGCAATGGTTTGATTGACAAAATCATTAAAGAACCGCTTGGTGGGGCACACAATGACAAGGAGGCCATGTTCAAAACCTTGAAAACCGAGATAAAACGGCTTATAAAAGAGTTAAAAGACATCCCATCAGATGATTTGGTAAATCAGAGAATTGAAAAATTCAGCAATATGGGGGTTTATGAAGAGCTTACCTAAGCAAAGAGGCTGCTTCCGAACCGTAATTGAAAAGTAAATCTAAAACACTTAAGTTTGATTCAAACGGTAACTTGTCGTTAAAAACTTGGCTGTATTTAACCGTTTCTACGGCAAAATTTGAATGTCTCAAATCCAGTTCGTATCTTTCGACAAACCCTTGACTATAAACAATTTCAGCCGTAAAGTTCAACTTTTTCACACAAAATTTCAATGCCCGAGTGTTTAACTCAATGAGTTTTGAGGGCTCCGAAAAAATGATTTCTTGCAGCTCTGATTTGTAAAATTCAAAATACGGAGATTTATTATATGCCGCCTCCAAGCCACGCCAGTGCTGCAAAGGCCAATTTTCAGTATAGCTTATTTCCACCTCCCGCAGCAAACCTCTGGTTTTTTTAATTATTGGCACCGATAGCCTCAATCGTCCATTGGAGTTAACCAATTCATATCTATTTCTCAAGCTTTGTTTAACCCAATTCTCGGAGGTTTCTACGATAATCTCATTGCATTTAAATGCCTCCTTCCACCAACCAATATTTGGAAATAAAAAAAAGGGGAAAGCACTACTTTTCATTTTCATTGAGTTTGCTCTTTAATTGTTTCACACTTTTATCAAAAAGTGGATGAACAATGTTTG
It contains:
- the mfd gene encoding transcription-repair coupling factor; its protein translation is MNTREILSFYSHTPAVMQLFEMIKETKNHVHITGTAGSFKSFLAAAAFAELGRSVIFVLPDSEEASYVYQDIYNILGKSSVYYLPPSFSRLFDPNSPNNNTIQERAEVILQLQKLEKPFVLVASAESISEKVISPENLSKNQFQLQVGEVLDFDFMIEVLNTYHFNREDFVYEPGQYSIRGGIIDIFSYSHELPMRIELDGRMVESIRQFDPITQLSTAELKFSSIVPNLHEEEIAGQRISIFEYVNNDAFFFANSLSQTLDIIAEQANDGVIYLSNDELKNELTKRSGAEFGQMPFFRNKTTIEFNQAPQKTFGKNFNLLIEHLLENAKFGIDQHIFSETGKQIERLESIFTDLRSNVQFTPVYLGLSEGFIDKSNHLAIYTEHQIFGRHYQFRSKHKYSKNQALTLRELSNLKPGDYIVHIDHGVGIFEGLQKIEMGGRLQEAVRISYTNKDLLYVNIGSLHKISRYTGKDGFVPKVNKLGSDAWVNLKNKTKRQVKDIARDLIKLYAKRKSAPGHQFLPDNYLQVELEASFLYEDTPDQSKATEDVKRDMESAHPMDRLVCGDVGFGKTEIAVRAAFKAVCDSKQVAVLVPTTILAQQHFHTFRNRFEGFPCNVDYINRFRTSKQQTESIKKLAEGKTDIIIGTHRLLSEKIKFKDLGLLIIDEEQKFGVSAKEKLKTMRANIDTLTLTATPIPRTLHFSLMGARDLSIINTPPPNRQPTKTSLHKFSTEIFAEAVNYELNRSGQVFVVHNRVRDIHEVAAMISSVCPGARVVVGHGQMAGDELENVMLRFIDGEYDVLVATTIIESGLDIPNANTILINNAHFFGLSDLHQMRGRVGRSNKKAFCYLIAPAIHTLTDDAKRRLQAIEEFSDLGSGFNVAMRDMDIRGAGNLLGGEQSGFISEIGFDMYHKILDEAVKELREDEFKDLFDDDNEIQSSNDCQVETDLDIMIPDFYVSNISERLTLYTELAKIETDEKLIQFRDQLKDRFGELPKQVLDLLQSIRLKHLGMQLGWDKIRIKNGKLLGYFPDENDTKYYNSELFGNLMSRINLHASHFSLKQKGNQLLLVTEKPKETISDFIEVLRKLI
- a CDS encoding WbqC family protein is translated as MKMKSSAFPFFLFPNIGWWKEAFKCNEIIVETSENWVKQSLRNRYELVNSNGRLRLSVPIIKKTRGLLREVEISYTENWPLQHWRGLEAAYNKSPYFEFYKSELQEIIFSEPSKLIELNTRALKFCVKKLNFTAEIVYSQGFVERYELDLRHSNFAVETVKYSQVFNDKLPFESNLSVLDLLFNYGSEAASLLR
- a CDS encoding acetyl-CoA carboxylase carboxyltransferase subunit alpha, which codes for MMLLDFEKPIEELLEQLEKAKATHEKGKVDMTDTIGQLEEKIDKLKKSLYKNLSGWQKVQLSRHPDRPYTLDYIEGITTNFVELHGDRNVADDKAIVGGFAQIDNYPVMILGHQKGRNTKERQFRNFGMANPEGYRKALRLMKLAEKFNKPIITLIDTPGASPGLEAEERGQGEAIAKNLMEMAVLKVPIICIVIGEGASGGALGIGVGDRIAMLENSWYSVISPENCSTILWRSWDYKEKAADALKLTGDDMLGNGLIDKIIKEPLGGAHNDKEAMFKTLKTEIKRLIKELKDIPSDDLVNQRIEKFSNMGVYEELT